The Astatotilapia calliptera chromosome 14, fAstCal1.2, whole genome shotgun sequence genome includes a region encoding these proteins:
- the LOC113036367 gene encoding WD repeat-containing protein 20: MAGDGGALKDINEIKSQFRTREGFYKLLTLSDSLQRGGLPRGPSAGATLGPGAGPGPIPGGGVGLLQGPGAAAAAAAASSSSNAAANSSPAGFLPPVRVSMVKLQPEDPSEESERVCFNIGRELYFYTYTNIKKAVDLSKPIDKRIYKGTQPTCHDFNQYSATAESVALIVGFSAGQVQYLDPIKKETSKLFNEERLIDKSKVTCLKWLPKSENLFLASHASGHLYLYNVDHPCGTTAPQYSLLRQGEGFAVYACKTKTPRNPLLRWAVGEGGLNEFAFSPDGVHVACVGQDGCLRVFHFDSMELQGVMKSYFGGLLCVSWSPDGKYLATGGEDDLVTVWSFAESRVVARGHGHKSWVNVVAFDPFTTSLEDEEPMELSGSEEDLHQGAQNNSMHFGRVRTSSTLSRLSRHSSKGGGSPSVTYRFGSVGQDTQFCLWDLTDDVLYPRLPLSRAFTNTFGPSLSNSGSGGINSTSGGGGSGGVEGHHHPPNTNTGTSNPPTLPLPLPRSLSRSNSLPHPAVANASKGQGASEGSGGGGGGGGSSGGGNSTPFSIGRFATLSLQERKSDKSGSSGGVEKEHKRYHSLGNISKSNDKINVAPRSNRLDAAKVLGTTLCPRMHEVPLLEPLVCKKIAHERLTVLVFMDDCIITACQEGLICTWARPGKANLTAQNGNSPSGTVV; this comes from the exons ATGGCCGGAGATGGCGGCGCTCTGAAGGATATCAATGAGATTAAGTCCCAGTTCCGGACCAGAGAGGGCTTCTACAAGCTGCTCACCCTCTCAGACTCGCTGCAGCGGGGCGGGCTGCCGCGGGGGCCGTCCGCCGGAGCCACGCTGGGGCCCGGGGCCGGACCGGGTCCGATACCCGGCGGAGGGGTCGGGCTGCTGCAGGGGCCCGGGGCTGcagccgccgccgctgccgcctcttcctcctccaatGCCGCAGCCAACTCCTCCCCGGCTGGCTTCCTGCCGCCGGTCCGGGTCTCCATGGTGAAGCTGCAGCCCGAAGACCCGAGCGAGGAGTCGGAGCGGGTGTGCTTCAACATCGGCAGGGAGCTGTATTTCTACACGTACACCAACATCAAGAAG GCTGTGGACCTCAGTAAGCCCATAGACAAGAGGATCTACAAGGGGACGCAGCCCACGTGTCACGACTTCAACCAGTACTCGGCCACAGCAGAGAGCGTAGCTCTCATCGTGGGTTTCTCAGCCGGGCAGGTCCAGTATCTCGACCCCATCAAGAAGGAAACCAGTAAACTCTTTAACGAGGAG AGGTTGATAGACAAATCCAAGGTAACGTGTCTAAAATGGCTTCCCAAGTCGGAGAACCTGTTCCTGGCCTCCCATGCCAGCGGTCACCTCTACCTCTACAACGTGGACCACCCGTGCGGCACCACGGCACCACAGTACTCTCTGTTGCGGCAGGGCGAAGGCTTCGCCGTTTATGCCTGCAAAACCAAGACGCCGCGCAACCCTCTGCTGCGGTGGGCCGTCGGGGAGGGAGGCCTCAACGAGTTTGCATTCTCCCCAGATGGCGTGCACGTGGCGTGCGTGGGCCAGGACGGATGCCTGCGTGTCTTCCACTTTGATTCGATGGAGCTTCAGGGCGTGATGAAGAGCTACTTTGGTGGGCTGCTCTGTGTGTCGTGGAGCCCAGATGGGAAATATCTCGCCACGGGAGGGGAGGATGATCTGGTTACTGTGTGGTCATTTGCAGAAAGCCGAGTGGTAGCGAGGGGGCACGGCCACAAGTCTTGGGTCAACGTGGTGGCATTCGATCCCTTCACGACTTCCCTGGAAGATGAGGAGCCTATGGAGCTCAGTGGCAGTGAGGAGGACCTCCACCAGGGGGCACAAAATAACTCCATGCACTTTGGGCGGGTTCGAACGAGCAGCACGTTATCCCGCCTTTCTCGGCACAGCTCGAAAGGCGGCGGCTCGCCATCGGTCACTTACCGATTTGGCTCGGTGGGGCAGGACACCCAGTTCTGTTTGTGGGACCTGACGGATGACGTGCTGTACCCGCGCCTGCCGCTGTCCCGCGCCTTTACTAACACTTTTGGGCCTTCGCTGTCCAACTCTGGCAGCGGGGGGATCAACAGCACCTCAGGTGGGGGAGGAAGTGGAGGTGTGGAGGGACATCATCACCCCCCGAACACTAACACCGGCACCTCCAACCCACCCACACTCCCTTTACCGCTTCCTCGCTCCCTTTCGCGCTCCAACTCTTTGCCCCACCCCGCTGTGGCGAACGCCTCCAAAGGCCAGGGCGCCTCAGAGGGCagtgggggaggaggaggagggggagggagcAGCGGTGGAGGAAACAGCACCCCCTTCAGCATCGGCCGCTTCGCCACTCTTTCCCTACAGGAGCGCAAGTCGGATAAGTCCGGCAGCAGCGGGGGCGTGGAGAAGGAGCACAAGCGGTACCACAGCCTGGGCAACATCAGCAAAAGCAACGACAAGATCAATGTGGCGCCGAGGAGCAACCGGCTGGACGCCGCCAAGGTGCTGGGCACTACGCTGTGCCCACGCATGCACGAAGTGCCGCTGCTGGAGCC